A stretch of the Clostridium fungisolvens genome encodes the following:
- a CDS encoding exonuclease domain-containing protein, whose protein sequence is MNFIAIDFETANEKRNSPCSIGIVVVKNGHVVEKIHHLIRPKEIRFMPINIGIHGIRPSMVENEPEFDKVWQKIKHYFNESLVIAHNASFDISVLRNSAELYDIELPSFKYICTMKLARNFYKGIENARLNTVNNFLGYEFKHHDALYDALACSNILLNISKELGCKDINEISKLIGVTIGTVDSNGYSPSSTKTKVFRTSNRMYEPKIENKFEKLDNDLFRNEQVVFTGKLTSLSRDEAMRLVKRLGGTAGSSVTRKTTILVTNMKDIKDLRREEMSIKLKKAIDLNAKGQDIKFLNEEEFLKLR, encoded by the coding sequence ATGAATTTTATAGCTATAGATTTTGAAACTGCAAATGAAAAGAGAAATAGTCCATGTTCAATAGGTATTGTAGTTGTTAAAAATGGGCATGTTGTAGAAAAAATACATCATTTAATAAGGCCTAAAGAAATCAGGTTTATGCCAATTAATATTGGAATTCATGGGATAAGGCCAAGTATGGTTGAGAACGAACCAGAGTTTGATAAGGTATGGCAAAAAATAAAGCATTATTTTAATGAAAGTTTAGTAATAGCTCATAATGCGTCTTTTGATATATCGGTTTTGAGAAACAGTGCAGAGCTTTATGATATAGAACTTCCAAGTTTTAAATACATATGCACTATGAAACTTGCTAGAAACTTTTATAAAGGAATCGAAAATGCAAGACTAAATACAGTTAATAATTTTTTAGGATATGAGTTTAAGCACCATGATGCACTATATGATGCTCTTGCATGTAGTAATATACTGCTCAATATATCGAAAGAGTTAGGTTGCAAAGATATTAATGAAATATCTAAATTAATAGGGGTAACAATTGGAACTGTAGATAGCAATGGATATAGTCCTTCATCAACTAAAACAAAAGTTTTTAGAACTTCTAATAGGATGTATGAACCTAAGATTGAGAATAAATTTGAAAAGTTAGATAATGATTTATTTAGAAATGAACAGGTAGTATTTACCGGGAAATTAACTTCTTTGTCTAGAGATGAAGCTATGAGATTAGTTAAAAGACTTGGAGGAACCGCTGGAAGCTCGGTTACTAGAAAGACAACAATATTAGTTACTAATATGAAAGATATAAAAGATTTACGTAGAGAAGAAATGAGTATTAAGCTAAAAAAGGCAATAGACTTAAATGCAAAAGGACAGGATATAAAGTTTTTAAATGAAGAAGAATTTTTAAAGCTGAGATAA
- a CDS encoding FAD:protein FMN transferase encodes MIKKILAIGLSLLLIIPMVSCSKKDEKVDKYATKMDTIMHLTAYGPNASKAIDEAFKRVDEIEKIASSSIETSDVNKINEAAGKEYVKVHPEIVKIIKTSIEYSKISNGAFDITVSPLIKLWGIGTDEERVPADSEIKDKLALVGYKNISINESDNSVKLMKAGMAIDLGGVAKGFTADEIVKVFKKYGVNSAIINLGGSSIYTLGVKPDKTLWSVAIQNPRKEKNEGNIGIVKLNQGALSTSGDYQRFFIKDGKRYHHILDPFTGYPADAGVMSDTIRIDSNIPDCNMLADILTKVTFVSGVDKGMKIIDSIEGISCMAVTTDFKIYKSSKWDTKIEELSPDFKLAN; translated from the coding sequence ATGATAAAAAAGATATTAGCTATTGGTTTGAGTCTGCTTTTAATAATACCAATGGTTTCTTGTTCAAAAAAAGATGAAAAAGTTGATAAATATGCTACTAAAATGGACACTATTATGCATTTAACCGCTTATGGTCCTAATGCTAGCAAAGCAATAGATGAAGCTTTTAAAAGAGTAGATGAAATCGAAAAGATAGCAAGCAGCTCAATAGAGACCAGTGATGTAAATAAAATTAATGAAGCTGCAGGTAAAGAATATGTCAAGGTGCATCCTGAGATTGTTAAGATTATAAAAACTTCAATTGAGTATTCTAAGATCAGCAATGGAGCTTTTGATATAACTGTAAGCCCACTTATAAAACTGTGGGGAATTGGTACTGATGAAGAGAGAGTTCCAGCAGATTCTGAAATTAAGGATAAATTAGCACTTGTAGGTTATAAAAATATTAGTATTAATGAGTCAGACAATAGTGTTAAGCTTATGAAAGCTGGTATGGCTATAGATCTTGGAGGCGTTGCTAAAGGATTTACAGCAGATGAAATAGTAAAGGTTTTTAAAAAGTATGGTGTCAATAGCGCTATTATAAATCTTGGTGGTAGTTCCATATATACACTTGGAGTAAAACCAGATAAAACCTTATGGTCTGTTGCGATTCAGAACCCAAGGAAAGAAAAAAATGAAGGAAATATTGGCATTGTTAAACTAAATCAAGGCGCACTTTCTACCTCTGGAGATTATCAGAGATTTTTTATAAAGGATGGTAAGCGCTATCACCATATACTAGATCCATTTACTGGGTATCCAGCAGATGCAGGGGTTATGAGTGATACGATACGTATTGACAGTAATATACCTGATTGTAATATGCTTGCTGACATTCTTACAAAGGTTACTTTTGTGAGTGGTGTGGATAAGGGAATGAAGATTATTGATAGTATAGAAGGAATCTCCTGTATGGCTGTAACTACAGATTTTAAGATATATAAATCCTCAAAGTGGGATACCAAAATAGAAGAGCTAAGTCCTGATTTTAAGTTGGCAAATTAA
- a CDS encoding 1,4-dihydroxy-2-naphthoate polyprenyltransferase: MSISNFFELVEVKTKLASMIPFSLGSAFAIYRYKSFNLKNFIIMFISLICFDMATTAINNYIDHTKAKNSSGNNSLLTKYGANKSKVLLIIFTLLVIATTAGIILTLNTNVIVLLIGIISFIVGVFYTFGPIPISRMPLGEVFSGFFMGFVIIFLSVYIHIFDTNIISFTYKNNILSVGINLLEIACIFLFAIPAIGGIANIMLANNICDVEEDIQNNRFTLPYYIGRPMALKLFKLLYYIGYVDIVLLVAVKVIPLASLIMLVTLIKVNKNIKLFEQRPIKNENFVISVKNFLLINGSQTIIMIIIVMISK, from the coding sequence TTGTCAATCAGTAATTTTTTTGAGTTAGTGGAAGTAAAAACCAAACTAGCAAGCATGATCCCATTTTCTTTAGGTTCAGCTTTTGCTATTTATAGATATAAAAGCTTTAACTTAAAGAATTTTATAATAATGTTTATTTCATTGATTTGCTTTGATATGGCTACTACTGCAATTAATAATTACATAGATCATACAAAAGCAAAAAATAGCTCTGGAAATAATAGCTTACTTACTAAATACGGAGCAAATAAGTCAAAGGTATTATTGATAATCTTTACATTATTAGTAATAGCAACTACAGCAGGAATTATTCTTACATTAAATACAAATGTTATAGTTTTATTAATAGGGATTATTTCGTTTATAGTAGGGGTATTTTATACTTTTGGTCCTATTCCGATTTCAAGAATGCCCTTAGGAGAAGTATTCTCGGGATTTTTTATGGGGTTTGTAATTATATTCTTGTCAGTGTATATTCATATTTTTGACACTAATATAATATCATTTACATATAAAAACAATATTCTAAGTGTTGGCATCAATCTGTTGGAGATTGCATGTATATTTTTGTTTGCTATACCTGCTATAGGAGGAATAGCAAATATAATGCTTGCCAATAATATTTGTGATGTAGAAGAGGATATTCAAAATAATAGATTTACTCTACCATATTATATAGGAAGGCCGATGGCTTTAAAGCTTTTTAAGCTATTATATTATATTGGATACGTAGATATAGTGTTGCTTGTAGCAGTAAAGGTGATTCCATTAGCTTCATTGATTATGCTTGTAACATTAATTAAAGTAAATAAAAATATTAAACTGTTCGAACAAAGACCTATAAAAAATGAAAACTTTGTCATTTCGGTTAAAAATTTTTTATTGATAAATGGTTCACAAACTATTATAATGATAATCATAGTAATGATATCAAAATAA
- a CDS encoding FAD-dependent oxidoreductase codes for MSKKNIVILGAGYGGVQAAKILSKKYKKNNDVEITLIDRNPIHTLMTELHEVAGGRVEPDSVQVDLRKIFYKTKVNIITEEVTAVDVNKQVLTTEFSEYKYDYLILGTGSEPAYFGIPGVKENGFSLWSLNDALKIRHHIEEMFKLASRERNAQKRQAMLTFAVAGAGFTGIEMLGELMEWKKKLCKEYNVDINDVKLMVIEALGSILNILDDKMALKAENYMLKHKVEILKNSAITEVTPEEVSLKDGRKISTRTLIWTCGVQGNSFAKEFGLTLNNRGRVSTNEFMQSLDKENVYVVGDAAFLEENSKPLPQIVEAALQTAETVSHNIIADIENKEKKAFKSNYHGFMVSIGGRYAVADVGGMKLTGFLATAMKHVVNLHYLFGVGGFYLIFRYLFHEFFDIKERRSILGGHASAKSPSFWLIPLRLYIGSMWVLEALKKLIGEQTWANASGFGKITSGLGPDSWFRSGNIKLPFDWLLDGTASASATTEGATTQVTPILSSMPGFFKAIMKIMIPNPDVAIWFQRIVVCTELAIGLCLLAGLFTWLASAASAFLTVNFVLSAMAGYDILWFFFGGIALMAGAGKSVGLDYYVMPWLGKILGNFWLGKQKPLYKDETSVYSNGTSAKL; via the coding sequence GTGTCAAAAAAGAATATTGTAATTTTAGGAGCAGGTTATGGCGGTGTACAAGCTGCAAAAATTTTAAGTAAGAAATACAAAAAAAATAACGATGTAGAAATCACACTAATTGACAGAAATCCAATTCATACACTAATGACAGAACTACATGAGGTAGCTGGGGGAAGAGTAGAGCCTGATTCAGTACAAGTTGATTTAAGAAAGATATTTTACAAGACTAAGGTTAATATTATCACTGAAGAGGTAACAGCTGTAGATGTTAATAAACAAGTTTTAACTACAGAATTTAGTGAATATAAATATGATTATTTGATCTTAGGTACAGGAAGTGAGCCAGCTTATTTTGGAATACCAGGAGTTAAGGAAAACGGATTCTCTCTTTGGTCACTAAATGATGCTCTTAAGATAAGACATCACATTGAGGAGATGTTCAAGCTTGCTAGTAGAGAAAGAAATGCTCAAAAAAGACAAGCTATGCTTACTTTTGCTGTTGCAGGTGCTGGGTTTACTGGTATTGAGATGCTTGGGGAACTTATGGAGTGGAAAAAGAAACTTTGTAAGGAATATAATGTAGATATAAATGATGTTAAACTAATGGTTATAGAAGCATTAGGAAGTATCCTTAACATATTAGATGACAAAATGGCATTAAAAGCAGAAAACTACATGCTTAAACATAAGGTTGAAATATTGAAGAATTCTGCTATCACAGAAGTTACTCCAGAAGAAGTAAGCCTTAAGGATGGAAGAAAGATTTCAACAAGAACATTAATTTGGACTTGTGGAGTACAGGGAAATTCTTTTGCTAAAGAATTTGGACTAACTCTAAACAATAGAGGAAGAGTAAGCACTAACGAATTTATGCAATCACTTGATAAAGAAAATGTTTATGTTGTAGGTGATGCAGCCTTCTTAGAAGAAAATTCAAAGCCATTACCTCAAATAGTTGAGGCAGCTCTTCAAACAGCTGAAACCGTATCACATAATATCATAGCTGATATTGAAAATAAAGAGAAAAAAGCATTTAAATCAAATTATCATGGTTTCATGGTTTCGATTGGTGGTCGTTATGCAGTTGCAGATGTAGGTGGAATGAAATTAACAGGATTCCTTGCTACAGCGATGAAACATGTAGTAAATCTACACTATTTATTTGGTGTTGGTGGATTTTATTTAATATTCAGATACTTATTCCATGAATTCTTTGATATTAAGGAAAGACGTTCAATATTAGGAGGCCATGCATCAGCTAAATCTCCGTCATTTTGGTTAATTCCTTTAAGATTATATATAGGTTCAATGTGGGTACTTGAGGCATTGAAGAAGTTAATCGGTGAACAAACTTGGGCAAATGCTTCAGGCTTTGGAAAAATAACTTCTGGACTTGGACCAGACAGCTGGTTTAGAAGTGGAAATATTAAGTTACCTTTTGACTGGTTATTAGATGGTACTGCAAGTGCTTCGGCTACAACAGAAGGAGCAACTACTCAAGTTACTCCTATACTAAGCAGTATGCCAGGATTTTTTAAAGCTATTATGAAGATTATGATACCAAACCCAGACGTAGCTATTTGGTTCCAAAGAATTGTTGTTTGTACAGAACTTGCTATAGGGTTATGCCTTTTAGCTGGATTATTTACTTGGCTTGCAAGTGCAGCTTCAGCCTTCTTAACTGTTAACTTTGTTTTATCAGCAATGGCTGGATATGATATACTTTGGTTCTTCTTTGGTGGTATAGCTCTTATGGCTGGTGCAGGAAAATCAGTTGGACTTGACTACTATGTGATGCCTTGGTTAGGTAAGATTTTAGGAAACTTCTGGCTTGGAAAACAAAAGCCATTATATAAAGATGAAACTTCAGTATACAGCAATGGAACCTCAGCTAAACTTTAA
- a CDS encoding NusG domain II-containing protein, with translation MKKWDVIIIVALIIISFIPEGVMLVTNLNKHDSLYVEVYSQGKLFKKLPLKKDSEKVTFTLKNELGENVVEINNGQVKVIDADCYDKICVKAHAISKPGESIICLPHKVVVRVIGEGEQETDEQSF, from the coding sequence ATGAAAAAATGGGATGTAATCATAATAGTTGCACTAATTATAATCTCATTCATTCCTGAAGGTGTGATGCTTGTTACAAATTTAAATAAGCATGACAGTCTGTATGTAGAGGTATATTCACAGGGGAAGTTATTTAAAAAACTTCCTCTGAAAAAAGATTCTGAGAAAGTAACCTTTACACTAAAGAATGAACTAGGGGAAAATGTTGTTGAAATAAATAATGGACAAGTGAAGGTCATTGATGCAGACTGTTATGACAAAATATGTGTAAAAGCTCATGCTATCAGCAAACCTGGTGAATCTATAATATGTTTACCGCATAAGGTAGTTGTGAGGGTAATAGGTGAAGGAGAACAGGAGACGGATGAACAATCCTTTTGA
- a CDS encoding Gx transporter family protein: MIKTRKMVFLSLLIAQALVLHIVEGMIPVPFITPGAKLGLANIVTVVSLYSFGEIETLVVIIVRLLLASMFGGSISSLLYSIAGALFSFIIMVIIKRIGKDNVTLVGVSAAGSVFHNIGQITMAALIVQNVNISLYLPVLTIAGIGTGFFVGLTSRYTLNHLNKLNATTKLFDDKG; encoded by the coding sequence ATGATAAAAACTCGAAAGATGGTATTCTTATCATTGCTTATAGCTCAGGCACTGGTGCTTCATATTGTTGAGGGCATGATACCAGTACCCTTTATAACTCCAGGAGCGAAACTTGGCTTGGCTAATATTGTGACTGTTGTATCACTGTATTCCTTTGGTGAAATTGAAACTCTCGTAGTTATTATAGTTAGATTACTGCTAGCATCTATGTTTGGAGGGAGTATATCTAGTCTATTATATAGTATTGCTGGGGCATTATTCAGCTTTATTATAATGGTAATTATAAAGAGAATAGGTAAAGATAATGTGACTTTAGTAGGTGTTAGTGCTGCAGGATCAGTTTTTCATAACATTGGTCAAATTACTATGGCTGCATTGATAGTTCAAAATGTAAATATAAGTTTATATCTTCCCGTTTTAACAATAGCAGGAATCGGTACAGGCTTTTTTGTTGGGTTAACTTCTAGATATACTTTAAACCATCTAAATAAGCTAAACGCAACTACTAAACTATTTGACGATAAAGGGTGA
- a CDS encoding polyprenyl synthetase family protein has translation MDKFWSEYPVVNNDLEEVIKIIKKNIKCKEKLVENAILELVNSGGKLLRPAFLIIAARFGEFKEDEIYPLAAVLEMLHMATLVHDDIVDDSKLRRGTETVQSKYGKDYAVYIGDFLFCRCFKILSEHSTLKNIKADSNVMSRICMGEIEQFSSKYNKQVSVKRYLKRISSKTAELFSLSFYSGAAASGCDERLARKLSNIGHNIGMAFQIIDDILDYTGSEEVVGKSIGTDIKQGLYTLPLIYVLEKKNSNLSSILDKESLEDKDIKEIADIVKSFGGIEKSRALAERYTNKAFNLINTLPEGENKNILLKTTEKLLVRFY, from the coding sequence ATGGATAAATTTTGGAGTGAATATCCAGTTGTGAATAATGATTTAGAAGAAGTCATTAAAATAATAAAAAAGAATATTAAGTGTAAAGAAAAGCTTGTTGAGAATGCAATATTAGAACTAGTAAATTCAGGTGGTAAACTGCTTAGGCCAGCATTCTTAATTATTGCTGCAAGATTTGGTGAGTTTAAGGAAGATGAGATTTATCCTCTGGCGGCTGTACTTGAGATGTTACATATGGCTACTTTAGTTCATGATGATATAGTAGATGACTCCAAACTTAGAAGAGGAACTGAAACTGTTCAATCTAAATATGGTAAAGATTATGCGGTGTATATAGGGGACTTTTTATTCTGTAGATGCTTTAAAATTTTATCTGAGCATTCTACTTTAAAAAATATTAAAGCAGATTCAAATGTTATGTCTAGAATCTGTATGGGAGAAATAGAACAATTCTCTTCAAAATATAATAAACAAGTGTCAGTAAAAAGATACTTAAAAAGAATATCTTCAAAGACTGCAGAACTATTTTCATTAAGTTTCTATAGTGGTGCTGCTGCAAGTGGATGTGATGAAAGATTAGCTAGAAAGCTTTCTAACATCGGACATAATATAGGTATGGCATTTCAAATAATCGATGATATTTTAGATTATACTGGTAGTGAGGAAGTAGTTGGTAAGTCAATAGGGACTGATATAAAACAAGGTCTTTATACTTTACCTCTAATATATGTACTAGAGAAGAAAAATTCTAATTTATCCTCAATTCTTGATAAGGAATCTCTTGAGGATAAGGATATTAAGGAGATTGCCGATATAGTGAAGAGCTTTGGAGGAATCGAAAAATCTAGGGCATTAGCAGAAAGATACACTAATAAAGCTTTTAATTTAATCAATACTCTACCAGAAGGTGAAAATAAAAATATCTTATTAAAGACAACAGAAAAGTTATTAGTAAGATTTTATTAG
- a CDS encoding AraC family transcriptional regulator yields MRYLKADISSPLIFSNCGNFTSDYRWLHMERIIDNYELIIMNKGTMYIQQDDEKYELKEGDLLLLEPERKHKGYDYSDKGTSFYWLHFFCNDSCKIQNAFDARSEVAIANSNPYFNGLNSSILIPTICKNLNLDRINVLFRQLLHLSQSAYYTKHSVNYSLTALLIEITEQVILNFNSSVEKPNEDDILPEMLQWIKIHMTQNISLRNVSHEFNFSKEYLARYFKKRMGMSMQQYINYLRISKAKQLLCNSNLSTKEIAHELGFIDDKYFLKLFKKHENLTPKQFKNAYNMTFINNV; encoded by the coding sequence ATGAGATATCTTAAAGCAGATATTAGTTCTCCTTTAATTTTTTCAAATTGCGGAAACTTTACCTCTGATTATAGATGGCTACATATGGAGAGAATTATTGATAATTATGAGCTTATTATAATGAACAAAGGTACTATGTATATACAGCAAGATGACGAAAAATATGAACTAAAGGAAGGAGACCTTTTATTGCTAGAGCCTGAGCGTAAACATAAGGGGTATGATTACTCTGATAAAGGAACATCCTTCTATTGGCTTCACTTTTTTTGCAATGATTCTTGTAAAATTCAAAACGCTTTTGATGCTAGATCTGAAGTAGCCATTGCTAACAGCAATCCGTATTTTAACGGTTTGAATTCAAGCATATTAATCCCTACTATATGTAAAAACTTAAATCTAGATAGGATAAACGTTTTATTCAGACAACTACTTCACCTATCACAATCAGCTTATTATACTAAGCATAGTGTGAACTACAGCCTCACAGCTCTTTTAATAGAGATTACTGAACAAGTTATATTAAATTTTAATTCTTCTGTTGAGAAACCAAATGAGGATGATATCTTGCCAGAAATGTTACAGTGGATAAAGATTCATATGACTCAAAACATATCCTTGAGAAATGTATCTCATGAATTTAATTTTTCAAAAGAGTACCTAGCCCGTTATTTTAAGAAAAGAATGGGGATGAGTATGCAGCAATATATAAATTACCTTAGAATATCTAAAGCAAAACAATTACTATGCAATTCAAATTTAAGTACAAAGGAAATCGCTCATGAACTAGGCTTTATAGATGACAAATACTTTCTTAAGTTGTTTAAAAAACATGAAAACTTAACTCCTAAACAATTTAAAAATGCTTATAATATGACTTTTATAAATAATGTGTAA
- a CDS encoding glycoside hydrolase family 127 protein encodes MEKVQLLDGIFKTSQNKGKEYLLYLDVDRLLAPCYVAIGKTPKKPNYGGWEAKPISGHSLGHFLSALAAMYVADRDERLNDKLKYAVSELAYLQSLDEEGYVSGFAKDCFNKVFSGEFNVTRFELGDSWVPWYSIHKIFAGLIDAYVLTENNQALEVVKKLSDWAKKGTDNLTEEQFDRMLYCEHGGMCEAMANLYEITKNKDYLELSKRFYHKETLVPLTEDQDQLEGKHANTQIPKVIGASRLYELTRDEKYKDAAKYFWNLVTKSRTYAIGGNSIDEHFGKPNVERLGVTTAETCNTYNMLKLTEHLYAWEQNSDYIDYYENALYNQILASQDPESGMKTYFVSTKPGHFKIYCSPEDSFWCCTGTGMENPARYIRNIYYREKNNLFVNLFIASKLQLQDKRIVLRQETMFPEEDRTKLVFEEADEELMIVNIRVPYWVNGEVKVVVNGSEEHSKSHNGYIAIERNWKKGDEIDISLPMNVHVYTSKDDSHKIVFMYGPLVLAGALGKENFPETDILDDHLKLNHYPGIAVPTLVTDRVEECVKHAYVSPLTFETEAICEPGHKKIKLIPFYDLHHQRYTIYWTTMTPEEYKQAKLTKADFEETMDKVTIDSVNPNEQQSEIEHGMKSESSNSDYSSEVGKGWREAIDGGYFSYEMKVESSNEANLAVTYYGEDKECFIDGKRYTREFIIYVDGILVAEELLNASEPTSLFTKFYTIPKNITKGKYKVEVKFAADKEKIAGRVFELRIVNKN; translated from the coding sequence ATGGAAAAAGTACAATTATTAGATGGTATATTTAAAACTTCTCAAAATAAAGGAAAGGAATATCTTTTATACTTAGATGTTGATAGACTTTTGGCACCGTGTTATGTGGCTATAGGAAAAACACCTAAGAAGCCCAACTATGGTGGCTGGGAGGCAAAGCCAATAAGTGGACACTCATTAGGACACTTTTTGTCTGCTTTGGCAGCAATGTATGTTGCGGATAGGGATGAAAGATTAAATGATAAGCTTAAGTATGCGGTATCGGAACTTGCATATCTTCAAAGCCTAGATGAAGAAGGATACGTTAGCGGATTTGCAAAGGATTGCTTTAATAAAGTTTTTAGTGGGGAGTTTAATGTTACAAGGTTTGAGCTTGGTGATAGCTGGGTTCCTTGGTATAGCATTCATAAGATTTTTGCTGGTCTTATAGATGCTTATGTTCTCACTGAAAATAATCAGGCACTTGAAGTTGTTAAGAAGCTTTCTGATTGGGCTAAAAAGGGAACAGATAATCTAACAGAAGAACAATTTGACAGAATGTTATACTGTGAGCATGGTGGAATGTGTGAAGCTATGGCGAATCTTTATGAGATTACTAAAAATAAAGATTATCTAGAACTTTCAAAAAGATTCTATCATAAAGAAACATTAGTGCCTCTAACAGAAGATCAGGATCAATTGGAAGGAAAGCATGCTAACACCCAGATTCCTAAAGTAATTGGTGCCTCAAGGCTCTATGAGTTAACAAGGGATGAAAAGTATAAAGATGCTGCAAAATACTTTTGGAATCTTGTAACTAAGAGTCGTACCTATGCCATTGGGGGAAATAGTATAGATGAGCATTTTGGTAAACCAAATGTAGAAAGATTAGGGGTAACTACTGCTGAAACTTGCAATACCTACAATATGTTAAAACTTACAGAACATTTATATGCTTGGGAACAGAATAGTGATTATATTGACTATTATGAGAATGCGTTATACAATCAAATACTTGCATCTCAAGATCCAGAATCAGGTATGAAAACTTATTTTGTATCAACAAAGCCAGGACATTTTAAAATTTACTGCTCTCCAGAGGATTCCTTTTGGTGTTGTACGGGAACTGGTATGGAGAACCCAGCAAGGTATATAAGAAACATATATTATAGAGAGAAGAATAATTTGTTTGTTAATCTTTTCATTGCTTCAAAACTTCAATTACAGGATAAAAGAATAGTGCTAAGACAGGAAACAATGTTTCCAGAAGAAGACAGAACTAAGCTAGTATTTGAAGAAGCAGATGAAGAATTAATGATTGTAAATATAAGAGTACCGTATTGGGTAAATGGTGAAGTTAAGGTTGTTGTAAATGGAAGTGAAGAACATTCAAAATCACATAATGGATATATAGCTATAGAAAGAAATTGGAAAAAAGGTGATGAAATAGATATATCCTTACCAATGAATGTACATGTTTATACTTCAAAGGATGATTCGCACAAAATTGTATTTATGTATGGGCCATTAGTGCTTGCAGGAGCTCTTGGTAAGGAAAACTTTCCAGAAACTGATATTTTAGATGACCACTTAAAATTAAACCATTATCCAGGGATTGCGGTTCCCACATTAGTAACAGATAGAGTTGAAGAGTGTGTTAAGCATGCTTATGTAAGTCCACTGACTTTTGAAACTGAAGCTATATGTGAGCCAGGGCATAAAAAAATTAAACTAATACCTTTTTATGATCTTCATCATCAAAGATATACTATCTATTGGACAACTATGACTCCTGAGGAATATAAACAAGCTAAATTAACCAAGGCAGATTTTGAAGAAACTATGGATAAGGTAACTATAGATTCAGTTAATCCAAACGAACAACAGTCTGAAATAGAGCACGGGATGAAATCTGAGAGTTCAAACTCAGACTATTCTAGTGAAGTCGGAAAAGGCTGGCGTGAAGCTATTGATGGCGGTTATTTCAGCTATGAGATGAAAGTAGAATCTTCTAATGAAGCAAACTTAGCAGTAACTTATTATGGAGAAGATAAAGAATGCTTCATTGATGGCAAAAGATACACCAGAGAATTTATCATTTATGTAGATGGAATCTTAGTAGCAGAAGAATTGTTAAATGCTAGTGAACCTACAAGTCTATTTACTAAGTTCTATACCATTCCTAAGAATATAACTAAAGGAAAATATAAAGTTGAAGTGAAATTTGCAGCAGATAAAGAAAAAATTGCCGGAAGAGTATTTGAATTAAGGATTGTAAATAAAAATTAG